The following is a genomic window from Epinephelus moara isolate mb chromosome 17, YSFRI_EMoa_1.0, whole genome shotgun sequence.
GAGGCTCCCTAGGTAACTTTATCTTTTCTGCTTAGAGGTGGTGAATTTCCAGTGCACACCAACTAAAtatgacacagtctctggcttttgtttgatatctagtgttggcaaaaTATGTTGTTGGACATTTGCGAACTGTCGTTAGCGCCGTTAACCCGTTGAAACtgtaaaaagcattaaaagcaacaaagtCTGCATAATGTTTTACAAAGAATAAATAGTCCATGTTACCTGTGCGAGGGTGGTAGATAGGTCAGTAAGACTtgggactttcacccgggaaaCCAGTGTCCGCACCCTGAACTCATTGTTGTCTTTTGTAAATAACAGTGTAGCCTGGTATGCTAGTATGTCTAACATGCTACGCAGGTGACTAGGGATGCATGCGATTAGATGTCTAAACGATTAAACGTCCGCCCCCTCGCTAgacggcaccagaaatattagtggattcaaccaattagtgttttattcatgtacacggtcgcttaactgtcatgcagctgcgtgccactagtgggtgctacagagccgtcagacagcagtccccctccccacGGTAACACTtgagtagactggagttttaaaacagcatggTGGGAAActggagagatgtcctctcgcCAGACCAGCGTGGTTTGGCAGTgctttgatctagaaaatgaaaacaaggtagcatgtaggctgtgtcagaaaaaacTGGCATATAATCACTCGATTGGAGCAATGTGCAACCACATTCAACTCAAGCATTTGGATGTTAACCTGCACAGAACGACGGCTGGTGCTAGCGGTGCTTGCCACACTCACACATTAGAAGATAACACAGCTCATCACGACAATGACCTTGCAAGATATGTTTCCACTTAACTTTGTTGAAGATAAAAGCTTCAGGAAGTTAATGCAATATGTTGAGCCTGAATGCACCGTGCCGGGATCCAAAATGATAACGTACAGGCTGGAGCACATTCACCATAAAATgagtgttttcctgttttttaagactagtcgactagtcttaattaaaagttttgtttagtcgacagggaaattTGTCACCAGGAACATCCTTGCAAGTGACATGTGACGTGTCTTTTGTAATgtctgtcacatgacatacatcatGTTACATTAGCGAAACAAGGTACTTTAaatgccaaaccatgatgggtGTCCTAACCCTAACTGAATagttctgttgcctaaacctaatcaggTAGTTTGGGAGGACTGCAACTGTTTTATGACGTTAACTATGTGTTGGAAACTGTGACAGTTAGAACTGtgatatttattgttttcaaaatCAGTGGAAATTGACCCATTCTGTCATTTAAGTATGAGGGAGAATTTAAATGAACAGAAATCTAacataaatacagtaaaatacattGCTCATGGTTACAGGTTTTTCCTCTGTATGTATGCATTTACTCtgttaaaaatacatgaaaaacatAGGTAAAAGACAATTATTTAGCTTTATATATCGTACAAAGGAAATACACATAACAATATGTCTCATATGTTCACTTCTTCGTTTTTGTTTAGGTGTTTGAAATCATCCAGAGTACAGCTGAggttgatgggaatgtcataAACCACATGACTGAACAAGTTAGATTTTGGCCTGATGATGGCGCCAGATGAAAAGTTAAGGGAACATCAAAGTGATTACAGTTCCCTGCTCAAATATCTGAAACTAAACATCTTTAACTGAAGtatctgtttctttctctgaaTATGTGGCAGAAAGCATGTCACTCAGTGTTGACACTGATAACATGTTATAAATGAAACCAAGTTCATCTACTTAAGCACTTTTCATAAGTACAATTttagttacatttttatttcatttcattctaCTTTATTTCTCACTGAAATGTAGTTAAGTAGACGAATAGTGTGCTTTTTACTCCACCACACGCATCTGACCTAACAAAACACTATGAAATTATGATGCACTGTTACCCAACGTTACACACAGTAATTAATGGCAGCTCCACCTCGACCAGccacaacagtaaaatgctgcttacacattCATTCATCACCAGTAACGATTAACTGATAACGAGATAttgttttttctactttaaGTACGTTTTGCTGTTAATACTTACACACTTTCACTTAAGTAACAGTTTCAACACAAGACTtgtaattaagtatttttacattgtgatatTGCTTCTTTTACTACATACAGTAAAGAAGTGAGCTCAACTCACCGTCCATGTTGCCAAAAACAGAAATCACTGTCGTCCCTCAGGGTGCTGAATGTCCTGGCTGGATgtgtctcctcctgctctcttgCTGTAGTTTGACTGTACTATTATTTTCTACCGGTTTGACTTGTTGATCAGCCGGACCCGAGCAGTGGAGCATGTTACATATGAAGCACCTGATGCAGACCATGATGATACAAAATATGTCAAAGAATAAGCAAAAATTATCAAATTTGTGTTAAATGCAATTAACTGTTTTAGTTTTACACATTATATATGTATTACTCattcaaaaacaaattattaaatggcattttttttaattactaaggtaataaaactaaataaaaaaggaaaataggaaAGAATTAACCATGAGCGAAAGATTTGCAGATTGCTGGGTTGGAAAGGTGATATAGGGGGTTGATCGCTCAGCAGTGCAACCAGTTAGAGCTTTAAAGAAGAGGGAGACCTGTTATGTTCATTTTCAGTGCCATACCtgtattttaagttttaatagAACACATTCACaggctttaatgttcaaaaaacactttattttccttatactgtctgtgctggcaCACCTGTATTCTCCCTATGTGAGAGGGCTCTGtcagcgcctgtctctttaatcCTCGTTCCCTAAAACGCCAagtctgctgtgattggtcagcatttccaggtCTTCCATATCCCAGCGTCTCTGCACCGTCATTGCAGCGAGAGTTCTGACTGTGCCTAAAAAATAAGCCCTGACCCTACATGAGCCTTcacagtttctgtccaagcTCGACCCATGGCTGCAATTTGAGCCAGAGGCCGATTAAAAACCTGAATTTCTACTGTATAAAATGaattatattttatgtattataCTATATGTTTTAGAGGGATACATGATAATATTGGCACGTCATCGGTCTCGACTGATACCGACTTTAAAATGAATTggccaacatgttttttcttggTTTTCACAATGAGTGAATATTATATACGTTGAGAAAGCATtctgtttcatgtctccatctgctggtgggccatcataaGAAGAGTATGCAtccataatatgatgttaattccactacaaaagagacttgatgatcacttaAAATTAGGTAGGGTAAatagtggatatatcgatatcagttTCAGCTATTGGCCAAATAAGTTATTTTATACTGGCATATTGGGGGTATAActaggggtgtactcacttgtGTTGCCAGCTATTTAGACAATAATGGCTGTGTGTTGAGTCATTTTCAGTGGAAAGGAAATCTATACTGCtgtacaagctgtacactgactactctAAAGTATATCCGAGTTTCATTTCTATAGCATTGTCCCTTGAGAAGATATAATAAAATGGTTGCTGAAATgtgaggggtgtactcacttttGTGAGATACCGTACATAAAACACCAAATACGGAAAAGCATACcaggtcccctttaaaatcACTTCTAAAGGCAAATTGGAAGCCGGTGTCAGGGTGCAGGGTTTGGTAAATTTAGTTGTTTTTCCGTCGCAGTTTTAATTCATTCTACGCTATTTTGAACAAGCCTCAGACACGGAAGAAGTGTTTCACTGATTCCAGTAAACAGGGCATTACATAAATAGAACAAGGTAATGAGTGCATGAATGACAGCTTCCAGATAAGCAGGTTTAAGTGGAACCTCATGTGATGCAGAAGCCAGTCTGACTCTGCTGTCAGCTGCTTACGGTAGTGACTGTGTTTGGGAAAGTACAAGTAGAAAAGAATGTTATTTGAACTGGTTAATTAATGGCAACAGTTGTATTCAGCTGGCCAGCATAAACAGGGTGTGTAATGAGAATAACATGGCATTAACTGAAGTGGCCTGACTCTGCAAGTCAGCAGACAGATTTTGACCAGGATGTAATCACAtaatttgtggtcattttacagAAAACCATTGGCAACAAGTAAATCCAGGTACAATAGAGATAATGTGGGTCCCTCACAAGCATAGCTACTGTACATTCACTGCCTTCAAAGCTCCATATTTCCCATCACTAAGTATGATTCAAAACTCTGTGTTGGGAAGAAGTAAGCATTTTCATCAAGAAGAGTACTTCAAAACTAATCTTACTGGATTCTAAGCTTTTTCTGTCGGgcaagatcatgttttggcttaaaatacccagtttggggGGGCACAATTTTGGCAGGAAATGTCttgccaaaaaacaaccacttttcatgccaaACATCTACATTTAGTGCCTTAAAAGCCACTAAGAAAAGAAGTGATGGGTGCTTAAAAAGTAAACACAGCAATTTTTTGTTGCTCcttttattgcttttaaaattttgcataaaaatattgtgggtgaaaaaaaacaacaactaagtGTCATGAGgccattttacatttaaatatccTGCAGCATTAGTGTCTTGTTCAAGGCATCAAGAATATCATATATAATAAATGGATCGCTCAGTCTATTACAtttcttgaagaaaaaaaaaaaaaagaggatggCAGCTGCACCCTTTTCATACCTGATAGGGTGGAGTGTTTTCATCTGAGTGAGACAGCTGAAAGGAAtttttatcagatttttttttggcagcacCCACCTGCAGGGAATCAACTGTACAaggaaacagactgaaaacaacaaGGCCTTTGTGTTTAAAGTGTGGCATGTAGCCAAATGACTTCTTTCTTGTTAAATGACGAAAGGGGTTTAATTCATTCTGGTTTGTAAGaatatcacaaaataaaaattatagtTGTTGACTGTTTTTTGGGCAACCTCAGGAATTCAGATTGCGTTTACATTGCAAGTGACTATGTTGTCTGACTAAAAAGCTATTTGGCACCGCAATTTTAGCTGGCATGCTGTTAGCAAAGACAAATAGAAGACCAAACCCAACAACATTTCAGTCGGTCTCTACTTTACAACTTCCCTACCCTACTACCTTGTTCCTCCTGAAGATGCAGATTTCTTaaaataaggtaaaaaaaaaaacaacgaagTTTCATTTGTACAAAAGGCTCATTAATTCATAGCTTGGCAATATAGTTTATATCAAAAGGTTCTCAAACAAGAGCAAATAGTTCATTTGTTGGGGTATTTTCAGAATAATTTAATACCCATTTGGTGCTCATGtaagtatttacagcagcagaatgatgtaccataaaacttaatttaaaagcctagtcccaattagaTGCCCAGTCCCTTTcactagcccagtgtggctacacattttgacaaataaacacatctCCATTAGATATTTGGTCTGCCAAACAGGTCAtgtttttatagaagttcttcagatgtagTATTAAATCTGGGTTTTCgactacctcaaattatgtttCCATGCCTTCATTAATTGTGTgagaggaattaaaggcctgtcccaaataaaaGGCCAGTTGAGTTCAGCGATTTaaactaattgaagttttacagtatgtggggttgactcaaaataaagtacagtgCCCATGGTCGGGAtgataaaggaacagttcacccacCGCAACGGTTTCTCATTGTTTTTGGCCAGCAAAGGAGCTCTGTAGGCTATATCAGGTTTTGGCTACATAGTCTTTTTAGCAAAAGCAatttattgttggttttggtctttaaaTGGAATTTCTTGACAATAAGAAAGTATAAGTATCATCAGCCTTAACTTTTGACAGCACATGTGGAGGATtctatgaaaaaagaaaacaaagcctATGACCAGTCAGAGGTTTTATTGTTACATAAATCATTTATGACAAAGTGACACATATTAACACAAAATATattgagaaaacagaaaatcatcACCATGAAAGGGTACATCCATGATTTAGTATTCCACTTCTATAAAGTTTTGAGGACTTACAAGAGaccgatttaaaaaaaatcaaagcagagacagagattGTCAGACTTCTTGTCTGCAGTATGAGTCATGAGTCTTTCAGTAAAGGCACTCATTGCCCTCTAAATGTCCACATCTTTAAACCCCACACCTCCAGTTTGTAATGCGAGCATTTAAGTATCAagcaaaaacaattatttttcacACTTTTCGAAAGCTCTTCTATATACAGCAGACATTGTACAACAGTTTTTACAGTCTGAGTAGTGCTCCATAAGACGAGTAAACTTAATTACAAGTGTACAGTTATTGACATGCCCCTTTCAAACACCATGACCCAGCAATTATTTTAGAGTTGTGATCAAACTGAATGTGCCAGacatatatatttacatttctaATACATTGTCTGAATATTTTTTGCTACCCAATTTACTGCTTATTCACTCAGTGCTTCAAAGGGGCTCTCTTTTCAGTTGATTATAAccatggaggaagtgaaacctatgatcaCAACAGTTACTCTTATGACTCTTTCTCACATTGAGCTCACTTTTAGAGTGaattaaacaatgaaaataaacaacatgttctcatctcaagtcatcacatattgcagctttgtcagtggcctttcacgtctacatattacgAGCTAGGTATCCTCCTTTGTCTGCTGTTGACTTTCCGGGACGCCGCAACCAACAGTGGGACACCAACAACAGCACagagttaggtttaggcaacaaaagcatgtggtcaggtttagaaaaatgttttagctCTACATCCAATCAGGAAGTGTACACCgggctccagggtgaaagtccggggtttgttggacacatccaccaccactcccacccaccctacagGGATGTTCCAGCTCCTTGTTACTGGCAGCATTTCAACCCGTCGCCGTACAGCAGGGTATCAAACCACCGCTAGAGTTGCATCCAGCTGCGTTATGAACTGACGCCACATGTCAATGTATCATCCTGCTGCAAAAGATGCTGTCCAGCTGACCAGTTGCATATCACAGCACTGGGAAAGGTTCCAACTGGCCGCATGTGAAACTGATGTTGCCTGGTGGAGCATTATACCGCTACAAAAGGTGGTGTTTGGCTTCAAGTGTCAtatgccaaaatcactgacaaagcagcagtatgtgatgacttcagaatgggaACAGGCTGAAATAATCTATTTAccatttttctggggacccATGGAACTCCTTCAAGGACCAGTGGGCGTCCTCAGACCGCTGGTTGAGAACCATTGGTTTACACGTTCAGCAAAAATGATAGTACTTTAAATGAGCTGTTTAGGATTGCAACATGTCATGTCATATGTCATTTTGAACCTCTTTTAAGACACctgctgttttatttgattCATTAAAATGGATTTTTAGGATTGTATATTCTTTCAAACAATTTGTGAAGTTTGTCCAAAAACTCAAATACCTGTCCTACTGTAATGCTGCCTCAGCTTGTTCTTCCACCACATCTGCCAGTGCTGATGCTGTTAATTCTTCATTTAATAGTGGTGCTTCCTTTAATACCCTAAAAAATGTTGAATTGGTCAACATAGCTGAGGCAGTTGCAAGTAATCCAGCTACAACTGCAAAAGCCACTAAACTTCTAATCCATGCCCAGGCTCCATTGTTCACCTGCTTCTTAAAGACGTTGCTTCTGGCCTGCTTCCTGATCTCTTCCGCTGacaagttttctgatgactttCTAATGCGCTCCTCCTCTTTCTGTATTTTCCTTTCCACTTCTTGTAGCTTTTCATCCGTGTAGTATCTTCCGTTGTTTTTCATCACCATCTTGTCTATGGTCTTGAGCAGCTCTTCCACCTGGAACTGGTTGCTTCTGTACTCGTCCTCTTTGTTGGTCTTCCAGTATTTATTATCAACGACGTGGCATCGGCCTCCACACTTCTTCACCAGATCACTCAAACCCTCACTTTGCTTGACATACTgatccattttcattccttcagGGAGCTGGTCGCCATGAGTGAAGACAATTACAGCATAGTTTAGAGCATCTTCAGGGAAATATTCACACATTTGCGTGATGACAGCCTTCTCCTGCTCTGTGAATTTCTCCACTTTAAGCACAATGAGAAAAGCATGAGGCCCAGGAGCGCACTCTGTGATGCACCTCACTATCTCATGTTTCTCAGATCTCTCTATGTCAAAGAAACCAGGAGTGTCGATCACAGCGATGCTTCTTCCATTGATAGTTTTGGTCTCGGCAGGAGAACATTGTG
Proteins encoded in this region:
- the LOC126404529 gene encoding GTPase IMAP family member 7-like, whose translation is MDVPNTRRIVLLGKTGVGKSSLANTILGEAKFKINNLNDLETQCSPAETKTINGRSIAVIDTPGFFDIERSEKHEIVRCITECAPGPHAFLIVLKVEKFTEQEKAVITQMCEYFPEDALNYAVIVFTHGDQLPEGMKMDQYVKQSEGLSDLVKKCGGRCHVVDNKYWKTNKEDEYRSNQFQVEELLKTIDKMVMKNNGRYYTDEKLQEVERKIQKEEERIRKSSENLSAEEIRKQARSNVFKKQVNNGAWAWIRSLVAFAVVAGLLATASAMLTNSTFFRVLKEAPLLNEELTASALADVVEEQAEAALQ